The Caballeronia sp. TF1N1 genome includes a window with the following:
- a CDS encoding type VI secretion lipoprotein TssJ — translation MSRPTLRQAEFAASVAEQTIRVAPTLRRAAQRVLTVCALAFGLVLAGCSMFSGTSAKQAVAAVDWSAAGDAILVQLDADDLLNEYNNEPHTLLLGVVQTADADSFRKLSADAGTLASTLGEAAPNPAILQLTRYVVQPGGHTILSIDRAAKAKMVGLIAGFYTMDPASSARLFEIPLAISNQAFVGHDYAAQPQTLALRLSLGRDAISDAARLNPEPPQIVAAQKRAQAKQQIVPLDGGGKEVPLTPSNGAADTATIKLPN, via the coding sequence ATGAGTAGACCGACTCTCAGGCAAGCCGAATTTGCCGCAAGCGTAGCAGAGCAGACGATTCGCGTCGCCCCCACGTTGCGACGCGCGGCGCAACGCGTACTCACCGTCTGCGCGCTCGCCTTCGGCTTGGTACTCGCGGGCTGCTCCATGTTCAGCGGCACGAGCGCGAAGCAGGCCGTCGCGGCCGTCGACTGGAGCGCGGCGGGCGACGCCATCCTCGTGCAGCTCGACGCCGACGATCTACTCAACGAATACAACAACGAGCCGCATACGCTCCTGCTCGGCGTGGTGCAGACCGCCGACGCCGATTCGTTTCGCAAACTGTCGGCCGATGCCGGCACGCTCGCCTCGACGCTCGGCGAAGCGGCGCCGAATCCCGCGATCCTTCAGCTCACGCGCTACGTCGTGCAGCCGGGCGGTCACACGATCCTCTCGATCGATCGCGCCGCGAAAGCGAAGATGGTCGGGCTGATCGCGGGCTTCTACACGATGGACCCGGCGTCCAGCGCGCGTCTCTTCGAGATTCCGCTCGCCATATCGAATCAGGCGTTCGTCGGCCACGATTATGCGGCGCAACCGCAAACGCTTGCGTTGCGCCTGTCGCTTGGACGCGATGCGATCAGCGACGCCGCGCGTCTGAATCCGGAACCGCCGCAGATCGTCGCCGCGCAAAAACGCGCACAGGCGAAGCAGCAGATCGTGCCGCTCGACGGCGGCGGCAAGGAAGTGCCGCTCACGCCATCGAACGGCGCAGCCGATACCGCCACCATCAAACTCCCCAACTGA
- a CDS encoding DotU family type IV/VI secretion system protein, translated as MHLTDTLIPVIALVRQTIDTAAAPAFLRPSTAAPAVPRPLPAAPRPVASQPASAGGSPFAPQPIGEMAANGNASASANANANAVAIAIADAPPAPAPLPSLAPRASVSNASSGTPAEDAARARALAEAIDEAIDQARHDARIHNFVPSDFDNALFAVLAWADEVLISSEWAGAPHWQRHLMQRRHFNTTTAGVSFYARLDDLRDDQADVREVFALCLALGFKGRYAQERSSRQLDERRRVTLQKVLDEGGVPAATGAVLFPQAYVSEESARAAQTGVEPAARRVRWRLRRQTLIGFGLPVVVLAVLYGTYHLIIVQMVNALLPLIQ; from the coding sequence GTGCATCTGACCGACACTTTGATCCCCGTCATCGCGCTGGTGCGGCAGACGATCGATACGGCCGCCGCCCCGGCCTTCTTGCGGCCGTCGACGGCGGCGCCTGCCGTTCCAAGGCCCTTGCCCGCCGCGCCGCGTCCGGTTGCATCGCAGCCCGCTTCCGCTGGCGGTTCGCCGTTTGCGCCGCAGCCTATCGGCGAGATGGCCGCCAATGGCAATGCAAGCGCAAGCGCAAACGCTAACGCCAACGCCGTCGCCATCGCCATCGCCGATGCCCCGCCGGCGCCCGCGCCGCTTCCTTCGCTCGCGCCACGGGCGAGTGTATCGAACGCATCGAGCGGCACGCCCGCCGAGGACGCCGCGCGCGCACGCGCACTCGCCGAAGCGATCGACGAAGCCATCGACCAGGCGCGGCACGACGCGCGCATCCACAATTTCGTGCCATCGGATTTCGACAACGCGCTTTTCGCCGTGCTCGCCTGGGCCGACGAAGTGCTGATCTCATCCGAATGGGCTGGCGCGCCGCACTGGCAGCGCCATCTGATGCAGCGCCGCCACTTCAACACGACGACCGCCGGCGTCTCGTTCTACGCACGTCTCGACGATCTGCGCGACGATCAGGCCGATGTGCGCGAAGTCTTTGCGCTGTGTCTCGCGCTCGGCTTCAAGGGTCGCTATGCGCAAGAGCGCAGCTCGCGTCAGCTCGACGAACGCCGCCGCGTCACGCTTCAGAAAGTGCTCGACGAAGGCGGCGTTCCGGCCGCCACCGGCGCGGTGCTCTTTCCGCAAGCGTATGTCAGCGAAGAATCGGCGCGCGCGGCGCAAACCGGCGTCGAACCGGCGGCGCGCCGGGTGCGCTGGCGGCTTCGCCGGCAGACGCTCATCGGCTTCGGCTTGCCCGTGGTCGTGCTCGCCGTGCTCTACGGCACCTATCACCTGATCATCGTGCAGATGGTGAACGCTCTTCTTCCGCTCATCCAATGA
- the tssK gene encoding type VI secretion system baseplate subunit TssK encodes MFLQPQHFQLADQHSRFTQTPLYEAGVPHFWGVGALELSRSAIANRTIDVQRARLLFRDHHYVEYPENAVIAPRTFEASWVQGDRPLNVYLGVRRASEQEKNVTEVSTLADAANVATRFATVMSVPETPDLYSEGPDAPLQTLRYVLKVFFESELDHLDQYELIPIARLVRDGDTVVLADRFIPPSYALAGSDALRTMLREIRDELAGRARQLQEYKNPREMQKAEFDASYMLFLLALRSLNRFSPSLFHLIESEQVHPWLAYGVLRQLVGELSSFSERFTMLGEMDGGAGLPAYDHLDLDGCFGRARVTIGHLLNEITVGPEFLVVLEPRDGVYHGQVPRSVFGNRNRFYLVVRTQEDPQWVVDGIVNGARLSALGEIPTLVRHALPGLELIHMPHAPQGLPRRAHSFYFRIEQVSEQWELVEREGDIALHWLDAPADLRAEIVILRR; translated from the coding sequence ATGTTTCTGCAGCCGCAGCATTTTCAGCTCGCGGATCAGCACAGCCGTTTCACGCAGACGCCGCTTTACGAAGCCGGCGTGCCGCATTTCTGGGGCGTCGGCGCGCTCGAACTGTCGAGAAGCGCCATCGCGAATCGCACCATCGACGTGCAGCGCGCGCGTCTTCTGTTCCGCGATCATCACTATGTCGAGTATCCCGAGAACGCGGTGATCGCGCCGCGCACCTTCGAGGCAAGCTGGGTGCAGGGCGACCGTCCGCTCAACGTCTATCTCGGCGTGCGCCGCGCGAGCGAGCAGGAAAAGAACGTCACCGAAGTCAGCACGCTCGCCGACGCCGCGAACGTCGCCACACGCTTCGCCACGGTGATGTCCGTTCCCGAGACGCCCGACCTTTATTCCGAAGGCCCCGACGCGCCGCTGCAAACGCTGCGCTATGTGCTGAAGGTGTTCTTCGAATCGGAGCTGGATCATCTGGATCAGTACGAGCTGATTCCCATCGCGCGGCTGGTGCGCGATGGCGACACCGTCGTGCTCGCCGACCGCTTCATCCCGCCGAGTTACGCGCTCGCCGGTTCCGATGCGCTGCGCACGATGCTGCGCGAGATCCGCGACGAGCTTGCAGGACGCGCCCGCCAGTTGCAGGAGTACAAGAATCCGCGCGAGATGCAGAAGGCCGAGTTCGACGCGTCGTACATGCTGTTCCTGCTCGCGTTGCGATCGCTCAATCGCTTTTCGCCGAGCCTGTTCCATCTGATCGAGAGCGAACAGGTGCATCCGTGGCTCGCATATGGCGTGTTGCGGCAACTCGTCGGCGAACTGAGCTCGTTCTCGGAGCGCTTCACCATGCTCGGCGAGATGGACGGCGGCGCCGGTCTGCCCGCTTACGATCACCTCGACCTCGACGGCTGCTTCGGGCGCGCGCGCGTGACCATCGGGCATCTGCTCAACGAGATCACGGTCGGGCCGGAGTTTCTGGTCGTGCTGGAGCCACGCGACGGCGTCTATCACGGACAAGTGCCGCGCAGCGTGTTCGGCAACCGCAACCGCTTTTATCTCGTCGTGCGGACGCAGGAAGATCCGCAATGGGTGGTGGATGGCATCGTCAACGGCGCGCGTTTGTCCGCGCTCGGCGAAATTCCGACGCTCGTGCGCCACGCCCTGCCCGGCCTCGAACTGATTCATATGCCGCACGCGCCGCAGGGTTTGCCGCGTCGCGCGCATTCGTTCTACTTCCGTATCGAACAGGTGAGCGAGCAGTGGGAACTCGTCGAGCGCGAAGGCGATATCGCTCTTCACTGGCTCGATGCCCCCGCCGATCTGCGCGCCGAGATCGTGATCCTGCGGAGATGA